One Streptomyces sp. P9-A2 DNA window includes the following coding sequences:
- the hydA gene encoding dihydropyrimidinase, with translation MSRTVIRGGLVITASDELHADVLIEGGRIAALAASGTPAAETFTADRTIDATGKYVLPGGVDAHTHMELPFGGTFASDTFETGTRAAAWGGTTTVVDFAVQRVGHSLREGLDTWHAKAEGNCAIDYGFHMIVSDVNAKTLKEMDLLVEEGITSFKQFMAYPGIFYSDDGQILRAMQRAAENGGLIMMHAENGIAIDVLVEQALARGETDPRYHGEVRKALLEAEATHRAIRLAQVAGAPLYVVHVSATEAVAELARARDEGLNVFGETCPQYLFLSADNLAEPDFEGAKYVCSTPLRPKEHQAALWRGLRTNDLQVVSTDHCPFCFTGQKDLGRGDFSKIPNGLPGIENRMDLLHQAVVEGHISRRRWIEIACATPARMFGLYPKKGTLAPGADADVVIYDPHAEQVVSAETHHMNVDYSAYEGKRVTGRVETVLSRGEPVITEREYTGRAGHGVYTPRSTCQYLI, from the coding sequence ATGAGCCGTACCGTCATCCGGGGTGGCCTCGTCATCACCGCCTCCGACGAACTCCACGCCGACGTCCTGATCGAGGGTGGCAGGATCGCCGCCCTCGCGGCCTCGGGCACCCCGGCCGCCGAGACGTTCACCGCCGACCGGACCATCGACGCCACCGGCAAGTACGTCCTGCCGGGCGGCGTCGACGCCCACACCCACATGGAGCTGCCGTTCGGCGGCACCTTCGCCTCCGACACCTTCGAGACCGGCACCCGGGCCGCCGCCTGGGGCGGTACGACGACCGTCGTCGACTTCGCCGTGCAGCGCGTCGGCCACTCCCTGCGCGAGGGACTGGACACCTGGCACGCCAAGGCCGAGGGCAACTGCGCCATCGACTACGGCTTCCACATGATCGTCTCCGACGTGAACGCGAAGACCCTGAAGGAAATGGATCTTCTGGTAGAAGAAGGGATTACCTCGTTCAAGCAATTTATGGCATATCCAGGTATTTTTTACTCCGACGACGGACAGATCCTGCGCGCCATGCAGCGGGCCGCCGAGAACGGCGGCCTGATCATGATGCACGCCGAGAACGGCATCGCGATCGACGTGCTCGTCGAACAGGCCCTGGCCCGCGGCGAGACCGACCCCCGCTACCACGGCGAGGTCCGCAAGGCCCTGCTGGAGGCCGAGGCCACCCATCGCGCCATCCGCCTCGCCCAGGTCGCCGGCGCCCCGCTGTACGTCGTGCACGTCTCCGCGACGGAGGCGGTGGCCGAACTGGCACGGGCCCGCGACGAGGGGCTGAACGTCTTCGGCGAGACCTGCCCGCAGTACCTGTTCCTGTCCGCCGACAACCTCGCCGAACCGGACTTCGAGGGAGCCAAGTACGTGTGCAGCACGCCCCTGAGGCCGAAGGAGCACCAGGCCGCGCTGTGGCGGGGGCTGCGCACCAACGACCTCCAGGTGGTCTCCACCGACCACTGCCCGTTCTGCTTCACCGGCCAGAAGGACCTCGGCCGCGGCGACTTCTCGAAGATCCCCAACGGTCTGCCGGGCATCGAGAACCGCATGGACCTGCTGCACCAGGCTGTCGTCGAAGGGCACATCTCACGCCGTCGCTGGATCGAGATCGCCTGCGCCACCCCGGCCCGCATGTTCGGCCTGTACCCGAAGAAGGGCACCCTCGCGCCGGGCGCCGACGCCGACGTCGTGATCTACGACCCGCACGCCGAGCAGGTCGTCTCCGCCGAGACCCACCACATGAACGTCGACTACTCGGCCTACGAGGGCAAGCGTGTCACCGGCCGCGTCGAGACCGTCCTCTCGCGCGGCGAACCCGTCATCACCGAGCGGGAGTACACCGGACGCGCGGGACACGGCGTCTACACCCCGCGGTCCACCTGTCAGTACCTCATTTAG
- a CDS encoding TIGR03842 family LLM class F420-dependent oxidoreductase, with translation MDFGLVLQTDPPASRVVDLMKRAERAGFTHGWTFDSAVLWQEPFVIHSQILSHTTTLTVGPMVTNPGTRTWEVTASTFATLNDMFGNRTVCGIGRGDSAMRVAGRAPNTLARMSQAMKVIRTLAEGGEADLGGGTVVRFPWIGKDPRLPVWMAAYGPKALRMAGEEADGFILQLADLYLTETMVKAVKDAAVAVGRDPAEVTVCVAAPAYVTEDDSPQALAHAREQCRWFGGMVGNHVADLVARYGADSSVVPHELTDYIASRQDYDYAHHGRSGNPDTAFVPDRIVDRFCLIGTAEQHVGKLKALRALGVDQFAVYDMHDAPETVIDVYGTHVIPALNG, from the coding sequence ATGGACTTCGGACTCGTACTGCAGACCGATCCGCCGGCCTCGCGGGTCGTCGACCTGATGAAGCGCGCCGAACGGGCCGGCTTCACCCACGGCTGGACCTTCGACTCCGCCGTGCTCTGGCAGGAACCGTTCGTCATCCACAGCCAGATCCTGTCCCACACGACGACGCTGACCGTCGGCCCGATGGTCACCAACCCGGGTACCCGCACCTGGGAGGTCACCGCCTCCACCTTCGCCACCCTCAACGACATGTTCGGCAACCGCACCGTCTGCGGCATCGGCCGGGGCGACTCCGCGATGCGGGTCGCCGGCCGCGCACCCAACACCCTGGCCCGCATGAGCCAGGCCATGAAGGTCATCCGCACCCTCGCCGAGGGCGGGGAGGCCGATCTCGGCGGCGGCACCGTCGTCCGCTTCCCCTGGATCGGGAAGGACCCCCGGCTCCCCGTGTGGATGGCCGCGTACGGGCCGAAGGCGCTGCGGATGGCCGGGGAGGAGGCCGACGGCTTCATCCTCCAGCTCGCCGACCTCTACCTCACCGAGACCATGGTCAAGGCCGTCAAGGACGCCGCCGTCGCCGTCGGGCGCGACCCGGCCGAGGTGACCGTCTGCGTCGCCGCCCCGGCCTACGTCACCGAGGACGACTCACCGCAGGCACTCGCCCACGCGCGTGAGCAGTGCCGCTGGTTCGGCGGGATGGTCGGCAACCACGTCGCCGACCTGGTGGCCCGGTACGGCGCCGACAGCAGCGTCGTACCGCACGAACTGACCGACTACATCGCCTCCCGCCAGGACTACGACTACGCCCACCACGGCCGCAGCGGCAACCCCGACACCGCGTTCGTGCCCGACCGGATCGTCGACCGGTTCTGCCTGATCGGCACGGCGGAACAGCACGTCGGGAAACTGAAGGCGCTCCGCGCGCTGGGCGTCGACCAGTTCGCCGTCTACGACATGCACGACGCCCCGGAGACCGTGATCGACGTGTACGGGACGCACGTGATCCCGGCGCTCAACGGCTGA